Proteins encoded in a region of the Triplophysa rosa linkage group LG14, Trosa_1v2, whole genome shotgun sequence genome:
- the zgc:162608 gene encoding apolipoprotein A-IV: MMYLHIVILALTFASTTALPLNHDSSQEASWSLQKDNQATDKKDFAKDPNGMWKNHVVSSDLYSQDSSSPMAAELRYKLSMESERLRARLKQELAELRQRLSPYPSHPKHTLANVREFLAPFTKQLQTALQSNTQELCDKLNLNLQDLNPDEAALYQEVVQRITLALDESHQKRTAAFENFKTKAFEAVEEQGDSSGKELWEEVTARLGQEVCTFSLEIQGKMAALKIALVGHLASAQPPRDVMTSKVDQFCQNSFAHNQQFISNLDQHIITLQENVSNGESSAFHQTNIESIQEDFSTRLSALLQDIIHTLN, translated from the exons ATGATGTATCTTCACATTGTAATATTGGCTTTGACCTTTGCTTCTACAAcag CACTTCCACTTAATCACGATAGCAGCCAAGAAGCATCATGGAGTTTACAGAAAGACAACCAAGCCACTGACAAGAAAGATTTCGCCAAAGATCCAAA TGGAATGTGGAAGAACCATGTGGTAAGCAGTGACCTTTACTCCCAAGATTCCTCCAGCCCCATGGCTGCTGAGCTCAGGTATAAGCTGAGCATGGAGTCCGAAAGATTACGAGCCCGTCTGAAGCAGGAGCTCGCCGAGCTGAGACAGAGGCTTTCTCCTTACCCCAGCCACCCGAAACACACCTTGGCCAACGTCAGAGAGTTCCTAGCTCCATTCACAAAGCAGCTCCAGACTGCCCTCCAGTCAAACACCCAAGAACTCTGTGATAAACTCAATCTGAACCTCCAGGACCTAAACCCAGATGAAGCTGCACTCTACCAGGAGGTCGTGCAGAGGATCACCCTTGCACTGGATGAAAGCCACCAGAAAAGGACAGCAGCCTTTGAGAACTTTAAGACGAAGGCCTTTGAAGCTGTGGAGGAGCAAGGAGACAGCAGTGGAAAGGAACTCTGGGAGGAAGTGACGGCCAGACTGGGACAGGAAGTGTGTACCTTCAGTTTGGAGATACAAGGCAAGATGGCCGCGTTGAAGATAGCTCTGGTTGGCCACCTTGCCTCGGCACAGCCTCCAAGAGATGTGATGACTTCAAAAGTGGACCAGTTCTGTCAGAATTCATTTGCTCATAATCAGcagttcatttctaatttagACCAACATATAATCACTCTACAAGAAAATGTGAGTAATGGTGAGTCATCGGCTTTTCATCAGACAAACATAGAATCCATACAGGAGGATTTCTCAACTAGACTTTCTGCACTGTTACAGGACATCATACACACCCTAAATTAA
- the LOC130564467 gene encoding uncharacterized protein LOC130564467 produces the protein MTCMLSVSFLWLTILFWICTQKLETAFGLPGRSSCKPGFYCPEEGEGPVPCPRGTFGPSFWATSVNGCISCPPHHYGPREGLSNCVPCGPWSHQPLSGQDSCICLREGQVFQASDGQCPCTLGYQPKMKGEACVLKVYEICKDGRARNQHGECLDHKQWKQYCSEQVCSSPELYEGYDGSLGLCLCKGLSGPEQDRIDCVGWCRNTQNPVLQVVCTESLYLLYTESNQQVSMSGSVLENAFKRWDSHGNLECNTQLNFSRPVYTVQTGEADFFGLHSSVPVEVRKLILAHSQDTNSPFELPDTRNVEDRGIEDKEEEWSSHWSLESSLISSDRQPGGVLNPTACLHPGDILLFTVTQQHFPQYDIDSLYNTNADFDWGPLRLLAQDQKLPKSVHSLFSMSFNEPGVYVFKLSSHHHRHMYVRVVPPGGECYDSGPFFPSDPHHLTRMGIALRRQLLLRPDWPMIGGLLVGAVLVLCLCVTILILFREYGWPEKLAAQATYRDLQLGYNMDDYSSKGSRVVAVKKTHRNLQVGLTEGSVERAVALVSSEFWDYEEQVDLEAFSSSTFYDILLKHSVSVTARLGQLRGEVKLLYQGVMG, from the exons ATGACGTGCATGTTGAGTGTTAGTTTCCTCTGGCTTACCATACTTTTCTGGATTTGCACCCAAAAACTGGAAACTGCTTTTGGATTACCTGGAAGATCTTCCTGCAAACCAG GTTTTTACTGCCCAGAGGAAGGCGAGGGTCCAGTTCCATGTCCAAGAGGAACATTTGGGCCAAGTTTTTGGGCCACATCAGTAAACGGCTGTATCAGCTGTCCACCACATCACTATGGACCTAGAGAAGGTCTGAGCAACTGCGTTCCCTGTGGGCCCTGGTCACACCAACCTCTGTCAGGACAGGACAGCTGTATATGTTTGCGAGAGGGACAGGTCTTTCAG GCCAGTGATGGGCAGTGTCCCTGCACTTTGGGATATCAACCTAAAATGAAAGGGGAGGCTTGTGTGTTGAAAGTCTATGAGATCTGTAAAGACGGAAGAGCACGCAACCAGCATGGGGAGTGTCTAGACCACAAGCAATGGAAGCAGTATTGTTCTGAACAG GTATGTTCATCCCCTGAGCTGTATGAGGGCTACGATGGCTCCTTGGGCCTGTGTTTGTGCAAGGGCCTGTCCGGGCCCGAACAGGACAGGATTGACTGTGTGGGCTGGTGCCGGAACACACAGAATCCAGTTCTGCAGGTGGTTTGCACCGAAAGCCTGTACCTGCTTTACACAGAATCAAATCAACAG GTGAGCATGTCTGGAAGCGTGCTGGAGAACGCTTTTAAACGCTGGGACTCCCATGGGAACTTGGAGTGCAACACGCAACTTAACTTCTCCAGGCCTGTGTACACAGTGCAGACAGGGG AGGCGGACTTCTTTGGTCTGCACAGTTCTGTCCCTGTGGAGGTCCGAAAGTTGATTTTGGCTCACAGCCAAGACACCAACAGCCCTTTTGAGCTCCCAGATACACGCAATGTTGAGGACAGAG gtaTTGAAGACAAAGAAGAAGAATGGAGCTCTCACTGGTCCCTCGAATCATCATTAATTTCGTCAGACAGGCAGCCAGGAGGAGTCTTGAACCCAACAGCATGTCTGCATCCAGGAGACATTCTTCTCTTTACTGTGACTCAACAACACTTCCCTCAGTATGACAT agaCAGCTTATATAACACTAATGCTGATTTTGACTGGGGACCTTTGAGATTACTGGCACAGGACCAGAAACTGCCCAAATCTGTCCATTCCCTATTCTCCATGAGTTTCAATGAGCCTGGGGTTTATGTCTTTAAACTCAGCAGCCACCACCATAGACACATG TATGTGAGGGTTGTGCCCCCTGGAGGAGAATGCTATGACTCTGGGCCCTTCTTTCCGTCTGACCCACATCATTTGACTCGCATGGGCATCGCTCTGAGGCGCCAACTGCTGCTTCGTCCTGATTGGCCAATGATTGGTGGACTTCTAGTTGGAGCTGTGCTAGTCTTGTGCCTGTGTGTCACAATATTG atcttgtTCAGAGAATACGGCTGGCCCGAAAAACTGGCAGCTCAAGCCACTTATCGTGATCTGCAACTCGGGTACAACATGGACGATTATTCATCTAAGGGATCCAGGGTGGTGGCTGTGAAAAAAACGCATAGAAACCTGCAGGTGGGCTTGACGGAGGGTTCTGTGGAGAGAG CGGTAGCTCTGGTGTCAAGTGAGTTCTGGGACTATGAAGAGCAAGTGGATCTGGAAGCCTTCAGTTCCAGCACGTTTTACGACATCCTGCTCAAGCACAGCGTGTCCGTCACGGCGCGTCTCGGGCAGCTCAGAGGAGAG GTGAAGCTGCTCTATCAGGGGGTGATGG GTTGA